In Candidatus Sulfurimonas marisnigri, a single genomic region encodes these proteins:
- the glgA gene encoding glycogen synthase GlgA: MIKKKLNILFVASEVVPFAKTGGLADVSGALPKALGELGHNIIVVMPRYYQVDKAKLTHLEGALGVPMGPIGELWAGIYTAPLPNSNVPVYFIDYEEFFGRKELYNDDNEPFKDNDNRFIFLSKAALQLCKKLNFVPDVIHANDWHTASLPLLTQTRFWHDFGNVPTVLTVHNLQHQGNFYKGAMDVMESGWDHFDPTSFESLDSINMLKGGIAYADAVTTVSKRYAQEIQTPEFGFGLERHIQAHSGKLFGILNGVDYDEWNPSIDTKIAQTFDVDDMQGKATCKRAMQEYFGLEINENIPLIGFVGRFAEQKGIGLISGILDGLMEQNIQIIMLGAGEKWAERYFSDAAARHGGKFGVYVGYSDALAHQIEAGCDFFLMPSLFEPCGLNQIYSLRYGTLPIVRATGGLDDTIENFDENHEHGNGFKFDLPTHEALYWTIHWAVSIYNSDKKAFKAMQKHAMQMHFGWDDAAKSYEDVYRHTIANRRKH; this comes from the coding sequence ATGATTAAGAAAAAATTGAATATTTTATTTGTGGCATCCGAAGTGGTTCCTTTTGCTAAAACAGGAGGGTTGGCTGATGTCTCTGGAGCTTTACCTAAAGCACTAGGTGAATTAGGTCACAACATTATTGTTGTGATGCCTCGTTATTACCAGGTTGATAAAGCTAAGCTGACTCACCTTGAAGGTGCTTTAGGTGTTCCAATGGGGCCAATTGGTGAGTTATGGGCAGGTATTTATACAGCACCTCTTCCTAACAGTAATGTCCCTGTTTATTTTATAGATTATGAAGAGTTTTTTGGACGTAAAGAACTTTACAATGATGATAATGAGCCTTTTAAAGATAATGATAATAGATTTATATTTCTCTCAAAAGCAGCACTCCAGCTTTGTAAAAAGTTGAATTTTGTACCAGATGTAATTCATGCAAATGATTGGCATACTGCTTCACTCCCACTACTGACTCAAACACGCTTTTGGCATGATTTTGGAAATGTTCCAACGGTGCTAACAGTTCATAACCTTCAACATCAAGGGAACTTCTACAAGGGTGCTATGGATGTTATGGAGTCTGGGTGGGATCACTTTGACCCAACAAGTTTTGAGAGCCTTGATAGTATAAATATGCTAAAAGGTGGAATTGCCTATGCAGATGCTGTTACAACTGTGTCTAAGCGCTACGCACAAGAGATTCAGACACCAGAGTTCGGTTTTGGATTAGAGCGTCATATCCAAGCACATTCAGGAAAACTTTTCGGTATTTTAAATGGAGTGGATTATGATGAATGGAATCCTTCTATAGATACTAAAATTGCTCAAACATTTGATGTAGATGATATGCAAGGGAAGGCTACATGTAAGCGTGCAATGCAAGAGTATTTTGGTCTTGAAATTAATGAGAATATACCACTAATCGGGTTTGTTGGACGCTTTGCAGAACAAAAAGGTATAGGTCTAATATCTGGGATACTCGATGGTCTAATGGAGCAAAATATTCAGATTATTATGCTTGGCGCTGGAGAAAAATGGGCAGAACGTTACTTTAGTGATGCAGCAGCAAGACATGGTGGTAAATTTGGTGTATATGTAGGTTATTCTGATGCTTTAGCTCACCAAATTGAAGCGGGGTGTGATTTCTTTTTAATGCCATCTCTTTTTGAGCCATGCGGTTTAAATCAAATATATAGTCTTCGCTATGGAACTCTTCCTATTGTTCGTGCTACCGGTGGGTTGGATGATACTATTGAAAACTTTGATGAAAACCATGAACATGGTAATGGCTTTAAGTTTGATTTACCTACTCATGAGGCGCTTTACTGGACTATACATTGGGCTGTAAGTATTTACAACAGTGATAAAAAAGCCTTTAAAGCAATGCAAAAACATGCAATGCAGATGCACTTCGGCTGGGATGATGCCGCTAAATCGTATGAAGATGTATATAGACATACTATTGCCAACCGTCGCAAACACTAA
- the glgB gene encoding 1,4-alpha-glucan branching protein GlgB: MTYPIYYDISRFSTLDIYLFKEGTHVKLYERLGAHMMEREGQNGTYFALWAPNANWVTVRGDFNNYDIDSHALRVRDDESGIWEGFIENVEPGTTYKYHISTDGDNANPDKADPYAFYAEVAPSSSSRVWNIDDYKWNDKEWMKSRYKKNSHKAPISIYEVHLGSWRRKVEESNRPLTYAEAATELAEYLCEMNFTHVELMPITEFPFEGSWGYQVTGYFAPTARYGTPQDFMSFVDVMHAYGIGVILDWVPSHFVTDGHGLMNFDGTCLYEHEDPRLGYHPDWKSAIFNYERNEVRAFLISSAMLWLDKYHIDGIRVDAVSSMLYLDFAREDGEWLANEHGGNENLGAIKFLRQLNTSLYGEFSDIMTFAEEATNFPMVSRPVNEGGLGFGYKWNMGWMHDSLKYMKNDPIHRQHYHNQLTFSFVYMYNENYALPLSHDEVVHLKGSLINKMPGDNNQKFANLRALFTLMIAHPGKKLLFMGGEFAQFGEWNYKQSLDWHLLENPQNKGMQTLVKSLNKLYKEEPSLHKNDVQVEGFEWIDENDYQANVISFIRKGKKKDKPIIIICNFSDKTHEGYPIGVPKKGVYKEIFNSQSAEFDGWNITNENPIKTIAKEHHGRKHMLHVTLPPLGVIYLKVIDK; the protein is encoded by the coding sequence ATGACATATCCTATTTATTATGATATAAGCCGCTTTAGCACTCTTGATATTTATTTATTTAAAGAGGGAACACATGTAAAGCTTTATGAACGCTTAGGTGCTCATATGATGGAGAGAGAGGGACAAAACGGTACTTACTTTGCGCTATGGGCACCAAATGCCAATTGGGTAACAGTTCGAGGTGATTTTAATAATTATGATATAGATTCACATGCTCTAAGAGTTCGTGATGATGAGTCTGGAATTTGGGAAGGCTTTATTGAAAATGTAGAGCCGGGAACAACTTATAAGTATCATATCTCAACTGATGGTGATAATGCAAACCCAGATAAAGCTGACCCATACGCTTTTTATGCTGAGGTTGCTCCTAGTTCATCATCTCGAGTTTGGAATATAGATGACTATAAGTGGAATGATAAAGAATGGATGAAATCACGTTATAAAAAAAACTCTCATAAAGCACCTATCTCTATCTATGAAGTGCATCTAGGTTCATGGAGACGTAAGGTTGAAGAGTCAAATCGCCCTTTAACATATGCTGAGGCAGCTACAGAGTTGGCAGAGTATTTATGTGAGATGAACTTTACACATGTAGAGTTAATGCCCATTACTGAATTTCCTTTTGAAGGGTCGTGGGGTTATCAGGTTACTGGCTATTTCGCACCAACTGCACGTTATGGTACGCCACAAGATTTTATGAGTTTTGTTGATGTAATGCATGCTTATGGAATCGGGGTAATCCTTGACTGGGTCCCTTCACATTTTGTTACAGATGGGCATGGTCTTATGAACTTTGACGGCACATGTCTATATGAGCATGAAGATCCTCGTTTAGGCTATCATCCAGATTGGAAAAGTGCAATTTTTAACTATGAGCGTAATGAAGTTCGTGCATTTTTAATCAGTTCTGCAATGTTGTGGTTAGATAAATACCACATTGACGGTATCCGTGTTGATGCTGTTTCTTCTATGCTATATTTAGATTTTGCAAGAGAAGATGGTGAGTGGTTGGCAAATGAGCATGGAGGCAATGAAAATCTAGGCGCAATAAAGTTTCTAAGACAACTCAACACTAGTCTCTACGGTGAGTTTAGTGATATTATGACTTTTGCAGAAGAGGCTACAAACTTTCCTATGGTTAGTCGCCCTGTTAACGAGGGTGGTTTAGGGTTTGGTTACAAGTGGAATATGGGATGGATGCATGATTCATTAAAGTATATGAAAAATGACCCTATTCACCGCCAACATTACCATAACCAACTCACTTTTAGTTTTGTCTATATGTATAACGAAAACTATGCTCTACCGCTTAGTCACGATGAGGTTGTACACCTTAAAGGCTCTTTGATAAACAAAATGCCTGGAGACAATAACCAAAAATTTGCAAACCTGCGAGCTCTGTTTACCCTGATGATTGCCCACCCTGGAAAAAAACTGCTTTTTATGGGCGGGGAATTTGCCCAGTTTGGAGAGTGGAATTATAAGCAAAGTCTAGATTGGCACCTTCTTGAAAACCCACAAAACAAAGGTATGCAAACTCTTGTTAAGAGTCTTAATAAACTCTATAAAGAGGAGCCCTCTTTACATAAAAATGATGTGCAAGTCGAAGGTTTTGAGTGGATTGATGAAAATGATTATCAGGCTAATGTTATCTCATTTATTAGAAAAGGGAAGAAAAAAGATAAGCCTATTATTATCATTTGTAATTTTTCAGACAAGACACATGAAGGTTATCCTATCGGAGTTCCTAAAAAGGGAGTTTATAAAGAGATTTTCAACTCTCAATCAGCAGAGTTTGATGGTTGGAATATTACCAATGAAAACCCTATAAAAACGATAGCAAAAGAGCATCATGGACGTAAACATATGTTACATGTAACGCTTCCACCACTGGGTGTAATTTACCTTAAAGTAATTGATAAATAA